The genomic interval aggaagaaaaaaataagttagagcagtaaaaatgtaatttttatcgTGTGGCAGTGTAAATGTAAATTATTacctaaatttaataattttgtaGATGTCTCTATTTTTTAATGGCATGGTACAATATGACTCATATTTTGAAAGCACAAAAAAATAGggataaattgaaaaatatatcttttttatatttattatattatattttattaacaaaTACCTATTTTTATGAGTGGGTTGCccaatatatttttattctctACTTAgtatataatttacattaacatAATGAGTCTAATAGGGATATCATCTATAAAAgggtatattttaaaaaatataaaaataaaaataaaaattaaaacaagtaaaGTAAAGTAAAATGGGTATATAAtatagggtgattctacaatgtaccccttaaaagggatgtactaaTGCACCCTTGACTTGTTTCgacatttagaaaaaaaatttagtctaatttttttcatattcatgtacgttatagctatttaagataacctacaaaatttggagaaattcagaataatttacaatatagaaaataatgttcaaacaatctattttacacgcgtataaaataaaatagtcacgcgtgcaatacactgtttgaacgtatttttcagcgtgttaaatttttctaaatttcttaaaattttgcaggatgtcttaaataactataacgtacatgaccatgagaaagaatttaactaaaaaattatttcgggtgcTAAAATAGATAAGGGTACATCAATGTATCTATTTTAAGAGGGTACATTGTAGAATTTCCCTATAATATAATTTCCTCGAAAAATATGAATTGGGTCAAGTACTCCAGAATTCACATAATTATGTagaaattacattgtatatccactttattttatttgttttaatttttacctttatttttatattctttaaaatatactcACTTTTATAAATGATGTTCCTATTATATCtcttatattaatataaatcattTGTTACATTTAAGTAGATGGCAAAAATATATTAGAattattacatagaaaatataaattgacattttatttacaaaaatacattctTAAGGTAAAgtcaacatttataccttttatgtaattctaattaccaaaataccacttacactatcatcacttacacaatcagacaATGGTTGCAGAGTGGTTGCTGCGTGGTTGCGCagtggttgcatcagacgaaggtttcaatcagacgatggttgcatGGTGGTTGCTAagtggttggccgaaggttgcatcagacggaggtttcaatcagacaaaAGTTTCTGGGTGGTTGCTGGGTAGTTGGTCGAAGGTTGCATCAAACGAAGGTTTCAATGAGACGAAATAATtgttagtaaaatatttatgcaactataatgcaactgtaatgcaactgttgtgaaacattaaaaatcaaaacagtGTTTTCACGTAcataactctatctacatgtctttttatatttaatatgaacaaatttatcattagaaattcagaaaacaacaaaatacaccaggatatatattttactatagtattgatgtattttttttattatacttgagttggattgtttgggaagTCCAATTTAACTTTTTGAGATCAGCCTTTCATTgatctaaaaattgaagtcaagacattagttttatgcaaattaaactggatttgcagttgaattttagtttcgtagtagtttttctacatttttttatgaattcgaaacaatctttgttttgattaattctggtcgtcttctcaggtgaagtcgccagaattaatggtggttctctttctgattgaattttcgtttcggtTGCATTAGGTTGATGCGTAGTTGCACGATGGTTGCGTGATAGTTGCCCAGGAAGCATAGATCCTAGGTTaaaggtgtgtgtaagtggtatttgtgtaatttttttaggttggatgtatatttgtttatttggccagctagaaaaactactacgaaactaaaattcaactgcatatttttctacatttttttatgaattcgaaacaatctttgttttgattaattctggtcgtcttctcaggtgaagtcgccagaattaatggtggttctctttctgattgaattttcgtttcgaTTGCATTAGGTTGATGCGTAGTTGCACGATGGTTGCGTGATAGTTGCCCAGGAAGCATAGATCCTAGATTaaaggtgtgtgtaagtggtatttgtgtaatttttttaggttggatgtatatttgtttatttggccagctagaagtatttttataatattattattatttttgattaaaactgaaaaaattccaaatatattAGACAACTCACATAAAAATGGATAGATTtgaatgaaatataatataaaagtatttAGAATTAATGAATACAAATTCAACATATCACCGTAATTACAGCTAACTCAAAATCTCACTGTAACGACATCATCAATTAGAAGAAACTTGAACCATTTAAAAGGACATTTAAAAAAGAGAAATGAAAATATAGCAAACGACACCAACCGGAAAGTCTTGTGAGTAAAATCCAAACGACATTAACATAAGAATCTTCAACAAATGAAACGACAGAGAGAAATAGCCGAATATATATTTTGAGATGTTGTTTAATAAAAATGGTTCTTTCTTTGTCTGTGTATTACCATTACCAATGTCCCGTGAAGAGAAACGACGCAAGTTCCATGAGGCTGTCCTTAACATGCTATATCCTCTTCCTATTTCACAACAATTAGttatctctctcttcttccttatatatatattctttaattctctctatTTACTTCTTCAACGTTTTAATGAATTGTGAATATTAACTTGTGCAGCCAAAAGATGATAACTCCGCGTTGCTGAACAATTTCACTGAAGGTTTTGATCCAAATCTTGTTCCAGGTCCAAAATAATGGATTAAATTCCCCAAATTAATTTCGTTGAAACTAAACGAACTCATGgtttttttgaattttgacaAAGGTTTGCAGATGACTTGGGTGGGACTAGTTCGAAGGCTTCCTCTAGCGAGGACGACGATGATGGTGAAAACGAGCCTGGGAAGCTTACTAGAGCTCAGCGGAAGAGACTTCGGAAAAAGAATCTGAAGATCGATGCTTCTCGCCGAGGCCGAATCGTTGGGCCCCTTTTACCTCCTACAGCAGTGAACGATGAGAATTTTGGACTTGAAAAACACTCATCACCAAGTGTTCGACCAAATGCCTCTAAAACAGACGAAAAGCCTGGTAATGATTTCAATGTTTTCACGAACCCGTTTGCCAAAAGAATTCAATTATATGATCCCTTACTTGAattcgtatatatatatacatatata from Cannabis sativa cultivar Pink pepper isolate KNU-18-1 chromosome 4, ASM2916894v1, whole genome shotgun sequence carries:
- the LOC115712967 gene encoding uncharacterized protein LOC115712967 isoform X2, producing MLFNKNGSFFVCVLPLPMSREEKRRKFHEAVLNMLYPLPISQQLPKDDNSALLNNFTEGFDPNLVPDDLGGTSSKASSSEDDDDGENEPGKLTRAQRKRLRKKNLKIDASRRGRIVGPLLPPTAVNDENFGLEKHSSPSVRPNASKTDEKPGGEVNTLNKSKVKQRRMAKKLGRESSVASHQNDNCKQDQ
- the LOC115712967 gene encoding uncharacterized protein LOC115712967 isoform X1, translating into MLFNKNGSFFVCVLPLPMSREEKRRKFHEAVLNMLYPLPISQQLPKDDNSALLNNFTEDDLGGTSSKASSSEDDDDGENEPGKLTRAQRKRLRKKNLKIDASRRGRIVGPLLPPTAVNDENFGLEKHSSPSVRPNASKTDEKPGGEVNTLNKSKVKQRRMAKKLGRESSVASHQNDNCKQDQ